From a single Phalacrocorax aristotelis chromosome 1, bGulAri2.1, whole genome shotgun sequence genomic region:
- the TAF1D gene encoding TATA box-binding protein-associated factor RNA polymerase I subunit D has translation MTDTDESQASGSDYPDAQALVCSRQKEPYKVHACETNTQIECSRSRPKNAAPEESSDEHISICKSSAEVFLDRSDSETGNEYHPERSTVPSKQKESSRPSRQQAGSVAGAPDDESSDSSLSPRSPVKSSDTEKQKSKFNLKAIFAYHFRGKKFKAAAHRKYRGGSGKKKKKYESTQMPTGRPPLTASLQEQKRRLLDRGFQFPFVEKYYGKKHIPLKMVLGYEQAAAKGYFQYIEVLKYEEHLKKALQALQASEDLERECLAVRKHKYLDDEGPISPIPETNDDDDSLNSDNQEDFDARVVENSSFIISSKIPSKKKSKPEMKRAKPIEVIEVEEEEDCAAENSGLLQGSPQ, from the exons ATGACTGATACAGATGAATCCCAGGCTTCTGGCTCTGATTACCCTGATGCCCAAGCACTGGTGTGCAGTCGGCAGAAAGAACCATATAAGGTACACGCATGTGAAACAAATACACAAATAGAGTGTTCACGTTCAAGGCCAAAGAATGCTGCTCCTGAGGAGTCTTCAGATGAGCATATCAGTATATGTAAATCATCAGCTGAGGTTTTCCTGGACAGAAGTGATTCAGAAAC TGGCAATGAATACCATCCTGAGCGCTCCACTGTACCTTCAAAGCAAAAAGAGAGTTCTCGGCCTTCAAGGCAACAAGCAGGATCTGTTGCAGGAGCGCCTGACGATGAAAGTTCAGATTCTTCTCTGTCTCCTCGAAGTCCAGTGAAATCATCGgacactgaaaagcagaagtcaaaatTCAATTTGAAAGCCATTTTCGCCTATCACTTCAGGGGAAAGAAGTTTAAGGCTGCTGCACACCGAAAATACAGGGGTGgctcagggaagaaaaagaaaaagtacgAGAGCACACAGATGCCTACGGGGAGGCCACCACTAACAGCCTCGCTACAGGAGCAGAAGAGGCGGCTTCTAGATAGAGGTTTTCAGTTCCcttttgtggaaaaatattaTGGAAAGAAACACATTCCCTTAAAGATGGTTCTTGGCTATGAG caagcAGCTGCAAAGGGATATTTCCAGTACATTGAAGTGCTTAAATATGAAGAACATCTCAAAAAGGCTTTACAAGCCCTTCAAGCTAGTGAAGACTTAGAAAGAGAATGTCTGGCAGTACggaaacacaaatatttagaTGATGAAGGCCCCATTTCCCCTATCCCGGAGACTAA tgatGATGATGACAGCTTGAATTCTGATAATCAAGAAGACTTTGATGCCAGAGTAGTG GAGAACAGCTCTTTCATTATAAGCAGCAAAATTCCCAGTaagaaaaaatcaaagccaGAAATGAAACGTGCTAAACCAATTGAAGTGATCGAGgtagaggaggaagaagacTGTGCTGCTGAGAACTCTGGGCTTCTGCAAGGTTCAcctcagtga
- the C1H11orf54 gene encoding ester hydrolase C11orf54 homolog: MAKVERFAFHVPSLEELAGVLQKGLKENFADAQVSVVDCPDLTQEPFNFPAKGICGKPRIADVGGVPYLIPVVQKEKVYDLNKVAKDIELPGAFILGAGAASSKILGINAELIPIIQTKSEKAPAVNGSYIAQINPADKGCLLEKYSSKYTDCEFGLLANLYASEGQPGKVIEVKANGRTGELNFVSCLRQILEKHYGEKPVGMGGTFIIQKGKAKIHVMPPEFSACPLNTDEDVNNWLKFFEMKAPLICQPVIVSRDPGFDLRVEHTHCFSHHGEGGHYHQDTSPDSVQYLGYLLPAELLFRIDRPQETHLIGRD; encoded by the exons ATGGCCAAAGTCGAAAGGTTTGCTTTCCATGTTCCAAGTCTGGAGGAGCTTGCTGGGG TTTTGCAGAAAGGGCTTAAAGAAAACTTTGCTGATGCTCAAGTCTCTGTTGTAGACTGTCCTGATCTGACTCAGGAACCCTTCAACTTTCCTGCTAAAG GAATCTGCGGAAAGCCTAGAATAGCAGATGTGGGAGGTGTTCCTTACCTCATACCTGttgtacagaaagaaaaa gtTTACGATCTTAATAAAGTTGCAAAAGACATAGAGCTGCCTGGAGCTTTCATTcttggagctggagctgcttcaTCTAAGATTCTTGGAATAAATGCTGAG CTTATCCCTATTATTCAAACTAAGAGTGAAAAAGCGCCTGCTGTAAATGGGAGCTACATTGCTCAGATAAATCCTGCAGACAAAGGGTGCCTGCTTGAGAAGTACAGCAGTAAATATACTGACTGTGAGTTTGGGCTGTTGGCCAACCTTTATGCCAGTGAGGGCCAACCTGGTAAG GTCATTGAAGTGAAAGCCAATGGAAGAACTGGGGAACTTAACTTTGTGTCTTGTCTGAGACAAATTTTGGAGAAACACTATGGAGAAAAGCCAGTTGGGATGGGTGGtacatttatcattcagaagGGGAAAGCAAAGATTCACGTTATG cCTCCAGAATTTTCTGCCTGTCCTCTGAATACAGATGAGGATGTGAATAACTGGCTCAAATTCTTTGAAATGAAGGCTCCGCTGATTTGTCAGCCAGTAATAGTTTCCAGAGATCCA GGCTTTGATCTGCGTGTGGAGCACACTCACTGTTTCAGCCATCACGGGGAAGGAGGGCACTACCATCAGGACACCAGCCCTGACAGCGTGCAGTACCTGGGGTACCTCCTGCCCGCTGAGCTGCTCTTCCGCATCGACAGGCCCCAGGAGACCCACCTCATCGGGAGGGACTGA